A stretch of the Panicum virgatum strain AP13 chromosome 9N, P.virgatum_v5, whole genome shotgun sequence genome encodes the following:
- the LOC120693061 gene encoding type I inositol polyphosphate 5-phosphatase 4-like isoform X1, with product MRDGSNTSKKSKLSWSKSLVRKWFNIRSKARDFHADDVAAVGRTGGADDEWRGSNFTRREPTTVKKSKTERSSRRSNGHSRRGKIDLDAAEATVTLDYSRIFVATWNVGGRSPPNNMSLEDWLHAAPPADIYVLGFQEIVPLNAGNVLGTEDNGPARRWVSLVRRTLNNLPGTSGNGSFRTPSPAPNPVVEIDDNFEGLSSRQNNAPFFHRRSFQAGLSRSLRMEGDILAPQPRLERRYSVCDRAIYGRRPSDYENTCRWGGSSDDENNTGESPSTVYSPMSYGYGNASSLEDSQRRAGHTRYCLVASKQMVGLFFMIWARKDIRDDIRNLKVSCVGRGLMGYLGNKGSISISMSLHQTSFCFVCSHLTSGQKEGDELRRNSDVLEIIRKTRFPMVYGQYERSPETILEHDRIIWLGDLNYRIALSYRSVKALVEMRNWKALLEKDQLRIEQRGGRVFVGWNEGNIYFPPTYKYSNNSDKYAGDDMNQKEKRRTPAWCDRILWYGRGLGQLSYVRGESRFSDHRPVYSVFSAEVESINHSRIQKLSCSSSQLDIEELLPYSYGYTDINPYGYTDLNFY from the exons ATGAGAGATGGCAGCAACACCTCCAAGAAGAGCAAG CTCTCGTGGTCCAAGAGCTTGGTGAGGAAGTGGTTCAACATCAGGAGCAAGGCCCGTGACTTCCATGCCGACGATGTAGCTGCGGTTGGGAGGACAG GAGGGGCTGATGATGAGTGGAGGGGCAGCAACTTCACCAGGAGGGAGCCCACTACAGTCAAGAAGAGCAAGACAG AGAGGTCCTCAAGGAGGAGCAATGGGCACTCGAGGCGAGGAAAAATTGACCTTGACGCCGCTGAAGCTACAGTTACATTGGACTATAG taGGATATTTGTTGCTACATGGAATGTTGGTGGCCGTTCCCCACCAAATAACATGAGTCTTGAGGACTGGCTCCATGCTGCACCTCCTGCTGACATCTACGTCCTCGG GTTTCAAGAAATCGTCCCGCTGAATGCTGGGAACGTTCTTGGGACAGAGGACAATGGCCCAGCAAGGAGATGGGTGTCTCTGGTCAGGAGGACACTGAACAATTTGCCAGGCACCAGTGGCAATGGGAGCTTCCGGACACCGTCTCCGGCACCTAACCCTGTGGTGGAGATAGATGATAACTTTGAGGGTTTGTCATCAAGGCAGAACAATGCACCATTCTTTCATCGTCGGTCTTTCCAGGCCGGGCTTAGCCGGAGTTTGAGGATGGAGGGTGACATTCTTGCTCCCCAGCCAAGGCTGGAACGTCGGTATAGTGTCTGTGACCGAGCAATCTATGGCCGTAGGCCTAGTGACTACGAGAACACCTGCAGGTGGGGTGGATCATCAGATGATGAGAATAATACCGGAGAGTCACCGAGTACAGTGTATTCACCAATGTCATATGGATATGGTAATGCATCATCTCTGGAAGATAGTCAGAGACGAGCTGGTCATACTAG ATACTGTCTGGTGGCAAGCAAACAAATGGTGGGGTTATTTTTTATGATCTGGGCTCGGAAAGACATAAGGGATGACATAAGAAATCTGAAGGTTTCTTGTGTTGGGAGAGGACTGATGGGCTACCTCGGGAATAAG GGTTCAATTTCAATTAGCATGTCACTGCACCAAACAAGCTTCTGCTTCGTCTGCAGCCACCTGACTTCAGGACAGAAGGAAGGTGATGAGCTGCGGAGGAACTCCGATGTACTGGAAATCATCAGAAAGACCAGGTTTCCAATGGTCTATGGGCAGTATGAGCGATCACCAGAAACAATCTTAGAGCATGA TCGAATCATCTGGCTCGGGGACCTTAACTACCGAATTGCGCTTTCCTATCGGTCAGTGAAGGCCCTCGTGGAGATGCGCAATTGGAAAGCTTTGCTGGAGAAAGATCAG CTAAGGATTGAGCAAAGAGGTGGACGAGTATTTGTCGGGTGGAATGAGGGGAATATATATTTCCCCCCAACATACAAGTACTCGAACAATTCTGATAAGTATGCTGGAGATGACATGAATCAGAAGGAAAAGAGGAGAACTCCTGCATG GTGTGATCGTATTTTATGGTATGGAAGAGGCCTTGGTCAACTGTCATACGTACGAGGTGAATCTCGCTTTTCGGACCATAGGCCAGTCTATAGCGTCTTCAGTGCAGAAGTGGAATCAATCAATCATAGCCGGATCCAAAAGCTGAGTTGCTCAAGTTCTCAACTGGACATCGAAGAACTGCTGCCTTACTCATATGGATACACTGACATCAACCCGTATGGATACACTGACCTAAACTTCTACTGA
- the LOC120693061 gene encoding type I inositol polyphosphate 5-phosphatase 4-like isoform X2 — translation MRDGSNTSKKSKLSWSKSLVRKWFNIRSKARDFHADDVAAVGRTGGADDEWRGSNFTRREPTTVKKSKTERSSRRSNGHSRRGKIDLDAAEATVTLDYRIFVATWNVGGRSPPNNMSLEDWLHAAPPADIYVLGFQEIVPLNAGNVLGTEDNGPARRWVSLVRRTLNNLPGTSGNGSFRTPSPAPNPVVEIDDNFEGLSSRQNNAPFFHRRSFQAGLSRSLRMEGDILAPQPRLERRYSVCDRAIYGRRPSDYENTCRWGGSSDDENNTGESPSTVYSPMSYGYGNASSLEDSQRRAGHTRYCLVASKQMVGLFFMIWARKDIRDDIRNLKVSCVGRGLMGYLGNKGSISISMSLHQTSFCFVCSHLTSGQKEGDELRRNSDVLEIIRKTRFPMVYGQYERSPETILEHDRIIWLGDLNYRIALSYRSVKALVEMRNWKALLEKDQLRIEQRGGRVFVGWNEGNIYFPPTYKYSNNSDKYAGDDMNQKEKRRTPAWCDRILWYGRGLGQLSYVRGESRFSDHRPVYSVFSAEVESINHSRIQKLSCSSSQLDIEELLPYSYGYTDINPYGYTDLNFY, via the exons ATGAGAGATGGCAGCAACACCTCCAAGAAGAGCAAG CTCTCGTGGTCCAAGAGCTTGGTGAGGAAGTGGTTCAACATCAGGAGCAAGGCCCGTGACTTCCATGCCGACGATGTAGCTGCGGTTGGGAGGACAG GAGGGGCTGATGATGAGTGGAGGGGCAGCAACTTCACCAGGAGGGAGCCCACTACAGTCAAGAAGAGCAAGACAG AGAGGTCCTCAAGGAGGAGCAATGGGCACTCGAGGCGAGGAAAAATTGACCTTGACGCCGCTGAAGCTACAGTTACATTGGACTATAG GATATTTGTTGCTACATGGAATGTTGGTGGCCGTTCCCCACCAAATAACATGAGTCTTGAGGACTGGCTCCATGCTGCACCTCCTGCTGACATCTACGTCCTCGG GTTTCAAGAAATCGTCCCGCTGAATGCTGGGAACGTTCTTGGGACAGAGGACAATGGCCCAGCAAGGAGATGGGTGTCTCTGGTCAGGAGGACACTGAACAATTTGCCAGGCACCAGTGGCAATGGGAGCTTCCGGACACCGTCTCCGGCACCTAACCCTGTGGTGGAGATAGATGATAACTTTGAGGGTTTGTCATCAAGGCAGAACAATGCACCATTCTTTCATCGTCGGTCTTTCCAGGCCGGGCTTAGCCGGAGTTTGAGGATGGAGGGTGACATTCTTGCTCCCCAGCCAAGGCTGGAACGTCGGTATAGTGTCTGTGACCGAGCAATCTATGGCCGTAGGCCTAGTGACTACGAGAACACCTGCAGGTGGGGTGGATCATCAGATGATGAGAATAATACCGGAGAGTCACCGAGTACAGTGTATTCACCAATGTCATATGGATATGGTAATGCATCATCTCTGGAAGATAGTCAGAGACGAGCTGGTCATACTAG ATACTGTCTGGTGGCAAGCAAACAAATGGTGGGGTTATTTTTTATGATCTGGGCTCGGAAAGACATAAGGGATGACATAAGAAATCTGAAGGTTTCTTGTGTTGGGAGAGGACTGATGGGCTACCTCGGGAATAAG GGTTCAATTTCAATTAGCATGTCACTGCACCAAACAAGCTTCTGCTTCGTCTGCAGCCACCTGACTTCAGGACAGAAGGAAGGTGATGAGCTGCGGAGGAACTCCGATGTACTGGAAATCATCAGAAAGACCAGGTTTCCAATGGTCTATGGGCAGTATGAGCGATCACCAGAAACAATCTTAGAGCATGA TCGAATCATCTGGCTCGGGGACCTTAACTACCGAATTGCGCTTTCCTATCGGTCAGTGAAGGCCCTCGTGGAGATGCGCAATTGGAAAGCTTTGCTGGAGAAAGATCAG CTAAGGATTGAGCAAAGAGGTGGACGAGTATTTGTCGGGTGGAATGAGGGGAATATATATTTCCCCCCAACATACAAGTACTCGAACAATTCTGATAAGTATGCTGGAGATGACATGAATCAGAAGGAAAAGAGGAGAACTCCTGCATG GTGTGATCGTATTTTATGGTATGGAAGAGGCCTTGGTCAACTGTCATACGTACGAGGTGAATCTCGCTTTTCGGACCATAGGCCAGTCTATAGCGTCTTCAGTGCAGAAGTGGAATCAATCAATCATAGCCGGATCCAAAAGCTGAGTTGCTCAAGTTCTCAACTGGACATCGAAGAACTGCTGCCTTACTCATATGGATACACTGACATCAACCCGTATGGATACACTGACCTAAACTTCTACTGA